The Paenibacillus sp. G2S3 region GTTATACATTTAAGAACGCGCCTTTCGTAGGCTTTTGTCCATCATGGAATGTTAATATTATTCGCAATGAAAGTGTATCGCCTCTACACTGAGCAATTAAAGCTCAACTCTTACTACTCTTAAGACACCCCCATAATAAAAAGACCATCCCTTCGGTCATCATCACTTACGAGATGACTTTTGGGATGGTCTTTTTCCGAACACTAAGCGGAGAAATTCGCCGCTATCTAGTTATAGAAATTCACTTCACGCACAGACCACCAGCTTGAAGCTGTTCCCGTCTGCACCACTTTGATGTACCTCGCGTTCTGAGGCGCAAATGTCGCTGTCACAACTGGACCAGTGCCGTTACCGCTTGCCACGGCGTTGCCCCAATTCGTTCCGTCATTTGAAACGTATACCTCATAGCCACGGGCATAATCCAGATCGCTACCTGTAGAATCCATCACGATCTGACTAATACTCTTCACTGCCTGCATGTCTACGGTGAACGATTGCCCTGGTACCATCGCCGCCCCGGTACTCCAGCGTGTAGTCATGCTGCCATCCAGTAAGTTGGCTGGCACGTCTCCGCTAGTCGGCGAAGAACTCGCCGTCCAGCCTGATCGATCCAGTGCACCCCCTGTTCCTCCACCTCCTGCCTGAGTTGTAGCGGTAGCCGTGTTGCTCGCCGTTGACACATTTCCGGCTGCATCTTTCGCTTTCACTGTGTAGCTGTAAGCAGTTGCTGGTGTCAAGCCAGTATCACTGAAAGATGTCGTTGCCGTGTTCCCCACCTGACTGCCTCCGCGATAAATCTCGTAGCCGGTGACGCCTACGTTGTCGGTCGAAGCCGTCCAGCTGAGGTTGATACCGTTGCTTGAAACTACTGTCGCTGTCAAATTCGCTGGAGCACTCGGCGCTTGGTTATCGCCAGTTCCAGTGCTACCGAATACATTAAACTCCCTAATAGACCACCAGCTTGAAGCTGTACCTGTCTGCACCACTTTGATGTATCTCGCGTTCTGAGGCGCAAATGTCGCTGTTACGACTGGACCAGTGCCGTTACCGCTTGCCACGGCGTTGCCCCAATTCGTTCCGTCATTTGAAACGTATACCTCATAGCTACGCGCATAATCCAGATCGCTACCTGTAGAATCCATCACGATCTTGTTAATGCTTTTCACTGCTTTCATGTCCACGGTGAATGACTGCCCCGGTACCATCGCTGCTCCAGTACTCCAGCGTGTAGCCATGCTGCCATCCAGTAGATTGGCTGGCACGTCTCCGCTAGTCGGCGAAGAAGTCGCCGTCCAGCCTGAACGATCCAGTGCAACCCCTGTGCCTCCACCTCCTGCTTGAGTTGTAGCTGTAGCCGTGTTGCTCGCCGCTGACACATTTCCGGCTGCATCCTTTGCTTTCACTGTATAGCTGTAAGCAGTCGCAGCCGTCAATCCAGTGTCGCTGAAAGATGTTGTTGCCGTGTTTCCCACCAGACTTCCCCCGCGATAAATCTCGTAGCCGGTGACGCCTACGTTGTCGGTTGAAGCAGTCCAGCTGAGGTTGATGCCGCTGCTTGAAACTACTGTCGCTGTCAAATTCGCTGGAATACTCGGTGCTTGAGTATCGACAGTGCCATTCCCTGAATATTCAGAAAGGGTCTGCCTCATCGCTTCCGCAGGGGAATTAGCGTATACTTTACCCCCGATATTATTGATGATATGCGTAATTTCACTGCCCGCCGTACCTGATAGCCATATTGATGTGGCATGGTGGATCTTCACACCTGGTACGTTAGGAACCTCTATCGCACTTTCGAGCTTAACTGGTGCGTCTCTGAAGAATGAATACACACCAAGCCCCCATGCTTCATGACTAGTTACACTGTCCGCCACTTTATAGGAGGCATATCCATTTACCGTGCCGTTTTTGCTCATCCAGCTCGATTGATTCGGAACATCATAAGGAATTTCAGATTGATAGAAATACACTCGACCACCATTACCATTCCATAAAGTCTGATATTCATTATGATGTTCGTTAAACAAACCATAGATCGTCACATTGTTACCATTTACAACAAGACCGTTCTTGGAGACATTAGACGTCCAGCTTGCACCCGCCCCATGATCTGCGCGCCATATCCAGAGCTGATCTGCAATGACATCATTACTGTTGATCTTTAAACTGATATCGTTTTTCCCTGAGGAAGCCCCACCTGTTCTAAAGGTCAGATCGTGAAGTGATGTTGGATTGGCAGCATGATTCAACACGCTACCGCTGGCTCCAACTTCCAGCAGAGAAGGTGAATTTACTGGGCCTGCATCAAAAGTAAGACCTGCGATCTTCACTCCGTCCACATCACTGACTGACATGACTGCTTTACCATTGTCTGGAATCAACGTAGGGATACCAACACCGAGCACGACGGTGTTAGCATTCGTTATCCGGATCGTATCACTTAAATGGTAGATTCCTGGTGTGAATAGAAGATGTTTGCCCTGGCTTAGAGCGGAATTAATATCCGCTGCGCTCGATGTATTCGGTTTAGCGATATAGAATTGATCAATAGAGATCGATTGACCCGGTGTTTGGCCGTTTGCCCAGCTGACGCCCTGCGTATTGTTTTGTAATGATGGAACAAATACTTGGTATTGACCTGCACCGTTAATATAAAGATATGGCTTCTCTCGTATAACAGGCGTTCTATCTACAACAGTGTAAGGCGGATCTGGAAATTGACCTGTTGGTGGATTAGTCACGCCTACAAATACCATGTTCCAAACACCATTCGACCAGCTTCCCCATTGGCTATTTCGTGAGAACCACTGCTGCTGTGAAGCGGGAACAACTGTACTGTCTACGATAGAATCGGCAAGAAATCCTCCGCTGGCCCATCCGGCATTCCAATTTGAGTCAAAATCAAAAAGATCTAGTTGACCTTTGATGTGTAATCTACGAAGAGGTGCCGCCTGAGAAACGGCGATTTGTGTGGTTCCACTGGAAGGGGTGATCGAAAGGTTCTCTATGGTTCGCCAGAAATTTCGGGTGGCATTTCCGTTATCCCAATCGGCATTAATATTCAATCCTCCAGTGATGTTAACATCATTAGGATTTTGGCCGAGACCAGACACTTGAGTATAGAAACCTACGTTAAAGTTGACGTTGTATGCACCCGGCTTAAAAAGAAATGCTTTTCTATCACTGCTGAATTCATTGGATTCCAAAGTGTTAAATACGGATGACGTAATATTCTGAATGTCTGTAGCGGACATCGTTGGATCAAATACGTAGACATTTGGACCAAAAATAGACGTATTCGCCTCACTAATTGGTGCTGCTTCGGTAATGGCAGGGTTAATCGTAGATATGCTTACTGCAATCGCAAGTGCGGAGACGGTAGAGACAACTTTTTTTAACATAAAGTTAATTCCTCCTCTTAATAAGCCATAATGGACTTCGTCTCAAACCCTGTGGCAGCCTGTTCCACTAGCAAGTCATCACATATTCTTCAATCCTCCTAAATGAAATTGATAGCGCTTACTTAGAGCTAACTTCTTTACTCTAAATCCGGTTACCAATCTAGTAAATACCCTAAAATTGTTTAATATGCCAAAATTTCAACTATTTTAAAGCCATTTTAAAGTCGCTCATTTGAAACAGTAATCCATCGATACCAATATTTAGTGGTACATACTAATATTCTTGGGTATATGTTTCTTTGCGTCTGGAGTTATTGCATCATTTTCCAAGCTCAAGTACAATCATTTTCGTAAATATGTATCCGTTTACATTTTTAAAGAGAGGAACGGTGGTGTAGGCAAAAGATTTGATAAGGGCTGTGTTTTCGTTTTATGAGGATTATGAGGACCAAGAGATTCTGAAGGAGGAATACGAGTGTATAAACGAAGTAAATTCAAACGGATTATAGCTATGATGCTTTGCTTGGTAATGCTTTTCAGCTTATCAGCCTATTTCAGTGCTACTCCTGCACATGCTGCTGTTCCCGAGCTTCTATCTCTAAGAAAACAAGTCCTTGCCTCATCAATCGAAGGCGATAACTCAACGGAACGGGCCGTAGACGGTAAAATTAGTTCACGTTGGGCGAGTGTTTGGCAAATGGACCCGCAGTGGATCTATGTCGACCTCGGTTCGGTTGCAAATATTAGCCGTGTCTATTTAAGCTGGGAAGGCGCTTTTGCCAAAGCTTACAAAATCCAAGTATCCAATGATGCCAACACGTGGAATGATATTTATTCTACTGCGTCAGGTAACGGCGGAATTAATGACTTGACCAATCTTTCAGGTACTGGAAGATATGTACGTGTGTATTGCACACAACGAGCCTTAATCGATTATGGATATTCGCTATACGAATTCCAAGTTTACGGGCAATTCACTACACCTCAGCCTCCAACCCCAGTTAATATTGCTGTAAACAAGCCGGTAACAGCTTCTACGTGGGAAGTTCCATCTTGGTCAACAGACCCCGGGATTGTATCTGCAGTAAAAGCGAACGACGGGGATTATACAACCCGCTGGGCGTCAGAGGCTTGGGATCCTCAATCCATAAGCATCGATCTAGGCAGCGTGCACACCCTCGGCACCGTTATCTTGAATTGGGAATCAGCGTACGGTAAGTCCTATGACATTCAGGTATCCAATGATGGAACCAACTGGAAGACAGTGTATCGACAGTTATATGGACGTGGCGGAGTGGAGACGATAAAATTTAAAGCTGATGGGCGATATATCAGAATGGATGGTTTTGCAAGAGGATCAGCCTTCGGGTACTCTCTGTATGAATTTGAAATCTATGACTATGTGAATGGCGATCCTGTCCCAGCGCCTCATATCCCAGATAAACCCGTTCCACAAATCGTAAATGTAGGTGCTGGAAGCTACAAAACAAATGACATCACTACCTACACCCCTACCTATCCGGAATACAAAACAGCCAACGTAACAGGACCAATACCTTCGGGCGGATGGTGGCAGTCTATTCTCATCAAACGCTTAAGTGACGGACTTGTAGCTCTACCTCTGCGTACGCAATATACGGACCAAGGTCTGAGCGTCATGAATCCCGGAGCTGGATTTGTGTCAGTGGATGGAAAAACCGTCAGTACTGCTGGCGCACCTGATTTCTATCTCATGGCGAACAATATTAATCCGCTGAACATGTCTTCAAAAGTAGACGGTTACGGGGATT contains the following coding sequences:
- a CDS encoding discoidin domain-containing protein, encoding MLKKVVSTVSALAIAVSISTINPAITEAAPISEANTSIFGPNVYVFDPTMSATDIQNITSSVFNTLESNEFSSDRKAFLFKPGAYNVNFNVGFYTQVSGLGQNPNDVNITGGLNINADWDNGNATRNFWRTIENLSITPSSGTTQIAVSQAAPLRRLHIKGQLDLFDFDSNWNAGWASGGFLADSIVDSTVVPASQQQWFSRNSQWGSWSNGVWNMVFVGVTNPPTGQFPDPPYTVVDRTPVIREKPYLYINGAGQYQVFVPSLQNNTQGVSWANGQTPGQSISIDQFYIAKPNTSSAADINSALSQGKHLLFTPGIYHLSDTIRITNANTVVLGVGIPTLIPDNGKAVMSVSDVDGVKIAGLTFDAGPVNSPSLLEVGASGSVLNHAANPTSLHDLTFRTGGASSGKNDISLKINSNDVIADQLWIWRADHGAGASWTSNVSKNGLVVNGNNVTIYGLFNEHHNEYQTLWNGNGGRVYFYQSEIPYDVPNQSSWMSKNGTVNGYASYKVADSVTSHEAWGLGVYSFFRDAPVKLESAIEVPNVPGVKIHHATSIWLSGTAGSEITHIINNIGGKVYANSPAEAMRQTLSEYSGNGTVDTQAPSIPANLTATVVSSSGINLSWTASTDNVGVTGYEIYRGGSLVGNTATTSFSDTGLTAATAYSYTVKAKDAAGNVSAASNTATATTQAGGGGTGVALDRSGWTATSSPTSGDVPANLLDGSMATRWSTGAAMVPGQSFTVDMKAVKSINKIVMDSTGSDLDYARSYEVYVSNDGTNWGNAVASGNGTGPVVTATFAPQNARYIKVVQTGTASSWWSIREFNVFGSTGTGDNQAPSAPANLTATVVSSNGINLSWTASTDNVGVTGYEIYRGGSQVGNTATTSFSDTGLTPATAYSYTVKAKDAAGNVSTASNTATATTQAGGGGTGGALDRSGWTASSSPTSGDVPANLLDGSMTTRWSTGAAMVPGQSFTVDMQAVKSISQIVMDSTGSDLDYARGYEVYVSNDGTNWGNAVASGNGTGPVVTATFAPQNARYIKVVQTGTASSWWSVREVNFYN